One segment of Methanoculleus taiwanensis DNA contains the following:
- a CDS encoding DUF2179 domain-containing protein → MIPIPVPDPEFFSLIILPLAIFFARICDVTFGTMRIIFISRGMKLLAPILGFIEVFIWIVAIGQIFQNVANPINYFAYAAGFAAGNYVGMVVEERLAVGLTLVRIISQRDATNLIDYLRGSGYGVTVIDAQGKQGPGKIIFTVIKRKNLPYVLDAIHQYNPKAFYAIEDVRHAAEGTFPMMPSRPGPFHLGRVARKGK, encoded by the coding sequence ATGATACCGATCCCGGTGCCCGACCCTGAGTTTTTCTCGCTCATCATTCTCCCGCTAGCCATCTTCTTCGCCCGTATCTGCGACGTCACCTTCGGGACGATGCGGATCATCTTCATCTCGCGGGGCATGAAACTCCTTGCGCCGATCCTCGGGTTCATCGAGGTCTTCATCTGGATCGTGGCTATCGGCCAGATCTTCCAGAACGTGGCAAACCCTATCAACTACTTCGCCTACGCCGCAGGATTCGCCGCCGGGAACTACGTCGGGATGGTCGTCGAAGAGCGGCTTGCCGTGGGTCTCACGCTCGTCCGGATCATCAGCCAGCGGGATGCGACGAACCTCATCGACTACCTCCGGGGATCGGGCTACGGGGTCACGGTCATCGACGCACAGGGAAAACAGGGGCCTGGCAAGATCATCTTCACCGTCATCAAGCGCAAAAACCTTCCCTACGTCCTCGACGCCATCCACCAGTACAACCCGAAGGCATTCTACGCCATCGAGGATGTCCGGCACGCGGCGGAAGGCACGTTCCCCATGATGCCGTCGCGCCCGGGGCCGTTCCACCTCGGGAGAGTCGCCCGGAAAGGGAAGTGA
- a CDS encoding DUF421 domain-containing protein codes for MTWIEDIVIGNLFDYARLLIVGILAYLALVIILRISGKRTLAAMNAFDFIVTVAIGSTLAAVITSTTVSLLEGILALFILVGLQYVVTWSSVRFNLVERMVKSEPRLLYYGGELLRDAMKAERITEAEIEQALRAHGTDSLASVHAIVLETNGNISVLPESDKGKVTSLSNVVGPRP; via the coding sequence ATGACCTGGATCGAGGATATTGTCATCGGAAATCTCTTCGACTACGCGAGACTGCTCATCGTCGGCATCTTAGCCTACCTTGCTCTGGTGATCATTCTCCGCATCTCAGGTAAACGGACGCTCGCCGCGATGAACGCCTTCGACTTCATCGTCACCGTCGCCATCGGTTCGACCCTTGCAGCGGTCATTACGTCCACGACCGTATCGCTGCTCGAGGGAATCCTCGCACTCTTCATCCTCGTCGGCCTCCAGTACGTCGTCACCTGGTCATCGGTCAGATTTAATCTCGTCGAACGGATGGTCAAATCCGAACCGCGCCTCCTCTACTACGGGGGCGAACTGCTCCGGGACGCCATGAAGGCGGAACGGATCACCGAGGCGGAGATAGAGCAGGCGCTCAGGGCGCACGGGACAGACAGCCTTGCGAGCGTGCACGCGATCGTCCTCGAGACGAACGGGAACATATCGGTTCTCCCAGAGAGCGACAAAGGAAAGGTAACCTCACTCTCGAACGTCGTCGGACCGAGGCCATAG
- a CDS encoding ferredoxin yields MVKVTIDREGCISCEACWLLCPDFFEQNPNDELSQVTKPYRLGDDPAEGDAPASQEDCVREAADQCPVTVIFVED; encoded by the coding sequence ATGGTGAAAGTTACGATCGACCGGGAAGGCTGTATCAGCTGCGAGGCCTGCTGGCTGCTCTGCCCCGATTTCTTTGAGCAGAATCCGAACGACGAGCTCAGCCAGGTAACCAAGCCGTATCGGCTCGGGGACGACCCAGCAGAAGGGGACGCACCTGCATCGCAGGAGGATTGTGTCCGTGAGGCCGCCGATCAGTGTCCGGTGACGGTGATATTCGTCGAGGATTGA
- a CDS encoding ferritin family protein — MPEFANPFAGNNLDRKLSHGEILRAIRFSIAAEYEAIQLYMQIADSTENELVKKVMVDVANEEKEHAGEFLRLLRELAPEEMDYYDHGTKEVEEMIEEVKKGGK, encoded by the coding sequence ATGCCCGAATTTGCCAATCCCTTTGCAGGGAACAACCTTGACCGCAAACTCTCCCACGGCGAGATCCTGCGGGCGATCCGCTTCTCAATCGCCGCGGAGTACGAGGCCATCCAGCTCTACATGCAGATCGCCGACTCGACGGAGAACGAGCTCGTGAAGAAGGTGATGGTCGACGTGGCGAACGAAGAGAAGGAGCACGCCGGGGAGTTCCTGCGACTGCTGCGCGAGCTTGCGCCGGAGGAGATGGACTACTACGACCACGGCACCAAAGAAGTCGAAGAGATGATCGAAGAAGTGAAGAAAGGCGGGAAGTAA
- a CDS encoding metallophosphoesterase codes for MNCAMEAELLERFDFFSGALYIREKKLCVVSDIHIGLEETLYAQGLHFPLREGATLLDRFEAILERFSPEIFVLDGDIFHSFDRIARSVQKKFVTIVERLRAECEVVFVRGSHDTMLPSVMAGSVERYDAGEYTVIHGDQTFPDHGFLVMGHDHPVIEIELQRFPCFLYGQGVVNGKDLIMMPAFNPLSPGVIINYAKGRDFLSPLLRRVDAGRLQPVVEVDREVVIFPPLAEMRRLM; via the coding sequence GTGAACTGTGCGATGGAGGCGGAGCTCCTCGAGCGGTTCGACTTCTTCTCTGGTGCCCTCTATATCCGCGAGAAGAAGCTCTGCGTCGTCTCCGACATCCATATCGGCCTTGAAGAGACACTCTATGCACAGGGGCTGCACTTCCCGCTCCGTGAGGGGGCGACCCTCCTCGACCGGTTCGAGGCGATCCTCGAGCGGTTCAGTCCGGAGATATTCGTCCTCGACGGCGATATCTTCCACTCCTTCGACCGCATCGCCCGGAGCGTGCAGAAGAAGTTCGTGACGATCGTTGAGCGGCTCCGGGCGGAGTGCGAGGTCGTCTTCGTCCGGGGGTCGCACGATACCATGCTTCCGTCGGTGATGGCAGGGAGCGTCGAACGCTACGATGCCGGGGAGTATACGGTGATCCACGGCGACCAGACGTTCCCCGACCACGGATTTCTGGTGATGGGGCACGACCACCCGGTGATCGAGATCGAACTGCAGCGGTTCCCCTGTTTCCTCTACGGGCAGGGCGTCGTGAACGGGAAGGACCTTATCATGATGCCCGCGTTCAACCCGCTCTCCCCGGGCGTCATCATCAATTACGCGAAAGGCCGCGACTTCCTCTCTCCCCTCCTCCGGCGGGTGGATGCGGGGAGGCTCCAGCCGGTGGTGGAGGTCGACCGCGAGGTCGTGATCTTCCCGCCCCTCGCGGAGATGCGGCGGCTGATGTGA
- a CDS encoding ATP-dependent helicase: MGSVTTAATEAGDGAVLALLDENVREWCIRKFGGRDALFTPPQRMAVPLIHEGKNVLICSPTGSGKTLSSFLAIIDGLCVLSRTEGLADSVYCLYVSPLKSLANDIQKNLAEPLAGVREIMEERGIAATPIRHAIRHGDVSRADKAKMSRKAPHILNVTPETLAILLNSPRFREKLKTVRWVVVDEIHSLAGSKRGVHLSVSLERLEELIGRPDGGFVRIGCSATIEPLDEIARFLAGAERDVTIVDTRFAREFDLELVCPVPDLIEASPEEVNARLYAIIHEMVQEHKNTLVFTNTRNGAERVLHNLRVRYPGYYSGENTGCHHGSMGTEGRLTVEDKLKSGELKVATSSTSLELGIDMPYIDLVLQVGSPKSVAALLQRIGRAGHRLGEVVKGRILVLDRDELVECAVMLREGRGGFVDRIHIPENCLDVLTQHVFGMALDGGQNIDTALAVVRRSHCYRTLDEEEFMSVIRYLSGDYAGFEERKIYAKIWYDAESRTFGKRGRNARMIYFLNSGTIPDEFSCDVLTRDQVRVGTLDEKYLERMNKGDVFTLGGQRYTFVYRRGGKLYVDPTRDRPTIPSWFSEKLPLSFDLGGHVLLFKERMIGLMQEMGREELVDHLLAGYPIDGNSARSICEIFEHQAGYLGTDAIPTPERIVVEEQADTTNQRRLYYVMTNYGLRFNDGFSRIVAYLISQEVTTNVSVGISDTGFAVSIPLEKSADLPAILARLRPEDCEAILEVAIENTQLLKRLFRINASRSYMILRNYMGRRRSARRQQVSADMLISFASSLPEFAVMKETYREVIEDKFEVANIKQIVAAIRDGGIEVVQTAAPSPSPMAFGIATLGISDAVYVKDKLSLLREFQRRVISSIAGEMAA, translated from the coding sequence ATGGGCAGTGTTACGACAGCAGCAACGGAGGCGGGCGACGGCGCAGTCCTCGCGCTCCTGGACGAGAATGTCAGAGAGTGGTGTATACGAAAATTTGGCGGGCGGGACGCTCTCTTTACACCCCCGCAGCGGATGGCGGTACCCCTCATTCACGAGGGGAAGAACGTCCTTATCTGCTCGCCGACGGGTTCGGGGAAGACCCTCTCCTCGTTTCTTGCGATCATCGACGGGCTTTGCGTCCTTTCGCGGACGGAAGGGCTTGCCGACAGCGTCTACTGCCTCTACGTATCGCCCTTAAAGTCCCTCGCAAACGATATCCAGAAGAATCTGGCCGAGCCCCTCGCCGGGGTCAGGGAGATCATGGAGGAGCGCGGTATAGCCGCGACGCCCATCCGGCACGCCATCCGGCACGGCGACGTCTCGCGGGCGGATAAGGCGAAGATGAGCCGGAAGGCTCCGCACATTCTCAACGTCACCCCGGAGACGCTTGCTATCCTCTTAAACTCCCCGCGCTTTCGGGAGAAGCTTAAGACCGTGCGCTGGGTCGTCGTCGACGAGATCCACTCGCTCGCCGGTTCGAAGCGGGGCGTCCACCTCTCGGTCAGCCTTGAGCGGCTCGAGGAGCTCATCGGAAGACCTGACGGCGGGTTCGTGCGGATCGGCTGTTCGGCGACGATAGAGCCGCTCGACGAGATCGCCCGGTTCCTTGCGGGGGCGGAGCGCGACGTGACGATCGTCGATACCCGGTTTGCCCGGGAGTTCGACCTCGAGCTCGTCTGCCCGGTTCCGGATCTCATCGAGGCCTCTCCCGAGGAGGTGAACGCCCGCCTCTACGCTATTATCCATGAGATGGTGCAGGAGCACAAAAACACCCTCGTCTTCACGAATACGCGGAACGGTGCCGAGCGGGTTCTCCATAACCTCCGGGTGCGCTATCCGGGCTACTACTCGGGCGAGAATACCGGGTGCCACCACGGGTCGATGGGGACGGAAGGGCGGCTTACCGTCGAGGATAAACTCAAGTCCGGGGAACTGAAGGTCGCCACCTCCTCGACCTCGCTCGAACTCGGGATCGATATGCCCTATATCGATCTCGTCCTCCAGGTGGGCTCCCCGAAATCGGTCGCCGCGCTCCTCCAGCGGATCGGCAGGGCCGGCCACCGGCTCGGCGAGGTCGTGAAGGGGAGGATCCTCGTCCTCGACCGCGACGAGCTCGTGGAGTGCGCGGTGATGCTCCGCGAGGGAAGGGGCGGTTTTGTCGACCGGATCCATATCCCGGAGAATTGCCTCGACGTCCTCACCCAGCACGTCTTCGGGATGGCGCTCGACGGCGGGCAGAATATCGACACCGCGCTCGCCGTCGTCCGGCGCTCCCACTGCTACCGCACGCTCGACGAGGAGGAGTTCATGAGCGTCATCCGCTACCTCTCCGGTGACTACGCGGGATTCGAGGAGCGGAAGATCTACGCCAAGATCTGGTACGACGCAGAAAGCCGGACATTCGGCAAGCGCGGGCGGAACGCACGAATGATCTACTTCTTAAACTCGGGGACGATCCCGGACGAGTTCTCCTGCGACGTCCTCACCCGGGACCAGGTGCGGGTCGGCACGCTCGACGAGAAGTACCTCGAGCGGATGAACAAGGGCGATGTCTTCACCCTCGGCGGGCAGCGCTACACGTTCGTCTACCGGCGCGGGGGAAAACTCTACGTCGACCCGACGCGGGATCGCCCCACGATACCGAGCTGGTTTTCGGAGAAGCTCCCCCTCTCCTTCGACCTCGGCGGGCATGTCCTCCTCTTCAAAGAGCGGATGATCGGGCTGATGCAGGAGATGGGACGGGAGGAGCTCGTCGATCACCTGCTTGCCGGATATCCTATCGACGGGAACAGCGCCCGGAGCATCTGCGAGATCTTCGAGCACCAGGCCGGATATCTCGGAACCGACGCGATCCCGACGCCGGAGCGGATCGTCGTCGAGGAGCAGGCGGACACGACGAATCAGCGTCGCCTCTACTACGTAATGACCAACTACGGCCTCCGGTTCAACGATGGATTCTCCCGGATCGTCGCCTACCTCATCTCGCAGGAGGTGACGACGAACGTCTCGGTCGGGATCAGCGATACGGGGTTTGCCGTCTCGATCCCGCTTGAGAAGAGTGCTGATCTCCCCGCCATCCTCGCCCGGCTCAGACCCGAGGACTGCGAGGCTATCCTCGAGGTCGCGATCGAGAACACCCAGCTCCTGAAGCGTCTCTTCCGGATCAACGCGTCCCGCTCCTACATGATCCTCCGGAACTACATGGGACGGCGGAGGAGCGCCCGGCGGCAGCAGGTGAGCGCCGATATGCTGATCTCGTTCGCAAGCAGCCTTCCGGAGTTCGCGGTAATGAAGGAGACCTACCGCGAGGTTATCGAGGATAAGTTTGAGGTGGCGAATATCAAGCAGATCGTCGCCGCCATCCGGGACGGCGGGATCGAGGTGGTGCAGACGGCCGCTCCCTCGCCGAGCCCGATGGCCTTCGGGATAGCGACCCTCGGTATCAGCGACGCCGTCTACGTCAAGGACAAGCTCTCGCTCCTGCGGGAATTCCAGCGCCGGGTGATCAGCAGCATCGCGGGGGAGATGGCGGCGTGA
- a CDS encoding ferritin family protein, whose product MPEFATPFAGNSLDRKLTKDELIRAIRYNMAAEFEAIQLYMQLADATDDPLAKEVLKDIADEEKVHAGEFYRLLMELDPKEGEFYQKGMSEVEEEIEKLASRS is encoded by the coding sequence ATGCCTGAATTTGCAACACCGTTTGCCGGAAACAGCCTTGACCGTAAGCTGACGAAGGACGAACTCATCCGTGCCATCCGCTACAACATGGCGGCGGAGTTCGAGGCGATCCAGCTCTACATGCAGCTCGCGGACGCCACCGACGACCCCCTCGCAAAAGAGGTCTTAAAGGACATCGCCGACGAGGAGAAGGTGCACGCCGGTGAGTTCTACCGCCTGCTCATGGAGCTCGACCCGAAAGAGGGCGAGTTCTACCAGAAAGGAATGAGCGAGGTCGAGGAAGAGATCGAGAAGCTGGCTTCCCGATCCTGA
- a CDS encoding M42 family metallopeptidase: MVKELLRTLSDAHGLTSSEGNIREIVRKELAGHVDEIREDTMGNLIAVKRGGDFSIMVAAHMDEIGLMVQYIDDKGFIRVVPLGGWFGPVLYTQRVVLHGAKGPVRGVIGAKPPHKMKDEERKKEIKIEDMFIDIGAASADEVAALGIEIGTPITIDREFADLAGNRVTGKALDNRVGVAMLIRTLQQAKSPHTIYGVFTVQEEIGLKGAKVSAYSLNPDCAIATDVTIPGDHPGIEKRDASVEMGKGPVLVIVSASGRGLMADPRMTAWLRETGKKNDIPVQIEVGTGGNTDATIIHLEREGIPSIPLSIAARYIHSPVEVIDMADLEAGIRLLVEALKTRPAL; the protein is encoded by the coding sequence ATGGTAAAAGAACTACTGCGAACGCTCTCCGATGCACACGGTCTGACGAGCAGCGAAGGGAACATCAGGGAGATCGTCAGAAAAGAACTCGCCGGGCACGTCGACGAGATCCGCGAAGATACCATGGGCAACCTGATCGCCGTCAAACGCGGCGGGGATTTCTCGATCATGGTCGCCGCCCACATGGACGAGATCGGCCTGATGGTGCAGTATATCGATGACAAAGGGTTCATCCGGGTCGTCCCGCTCGGCGGCTGGTTCGGACCTGTCCTCTATACCCAGCGCGTCGTGCTGCACGGTGCGAAGGGCCCGGTCCGCGGCGTCATCGGGGCGAAACCCCCGCACAAGATGAAGGACGAGGAGCGGAAGAAGGAGATCAAGATCGAGGATATGTTCATCGATATAGGTGCGGCGAGTGCCGACGAGGTGGCAGCGCTCGGCATCGAGATCGGAACGCCCATCACCATCGACCGCGAGTTTGCCGACCTTGCAGGGAACCGGGTGACAGGTAAAGCGCTCGACAACCGCGTCGGCGTCGCGATGCTGATCCGGACGCTCCAGCAGGCAAAGTCCCCGCATACCATCTACGGCGTCTTCACCGTCCAGGAGGAGATCGGCCTGAAAGGCGCGAAGGTCAGCGCATATTCGCTGAACCCCGACTGCGCCATCGCAACCGACGTCACCATCCCCGGCGACCACCCGGGTATCGAGAAGCGTGACGCGAGCGTCGAGATGGGCAAAGGCCCGGTACTCGTCATCGTCAGCGCCAGCGGACGCGGGCTGATGGCCGATCCCAGGATGACCGCATGGCTCCGGGAGACCGGCAAGAAGAACGATATACCCGTGCAGATCGAGGTGGGGACAGGCGGAAACACCGACGCGACCATCATTCACCTGGAGCGGGAGGGCATTCCAAGCATCCCCCTCTCCATCGCTGCGCGCTACATTCACTCCCCGGTCGAGGTCATCGACATGGCAGATCTCGAGGCAGGCATCAGGCTGCTCGTCGAGGCGCTGAAGACCCGCCCTGCTCTCTAA
- a CDS encoding type II toxin-antitoxin system HicB family antitoxin produces the protein MKFTVVIEKDEDDYFVATVPSLPGCHTQAKSRDELSSRIREAIEIYLDAKGCTDREELIEMQIIDVETCRSEENN, from the coding sequence ATGAAATTCACCGTAGTTATCGAGAAAGACGAAGACGATTACTTCGTCGCGACGGTTCCGTCACTTCCGGGATGCCATACGCAGGCAAAAAGCCGCGATGAACTCTCGTCCCGGATCAGAGAGGCAATAGAGATCTACCTCGATGCGAAGGGCTGCACCGATCGCGAGGAGCTCATCGAAATGCAGATCATCGACGTTGAGACCTGCCGATCCGAAGAAAATAATTGA
- a CDS encoding PQQ-dependent sugar dehydrogenase, with protein MRHRSLVILLTIAISIVLAVFVLTSTPTATATALPLDTITLPPGFSISVYAGNVTGARSMTLSPDGTLFVGSRSPGAVYAIPDRDGNGVGDEVLVVADGLNSPNGVAFLNGSLYVAEIGRVIRYDDIEARLDDPPEPVVVSDDFPDEPIHGWKFIAFGPDGKLYVPVGAPCNACNPEDERFATIMRMNPDGSDLEIFARGIRNTVGFAWDPETGVLWFTDNGRDWLGEDSPPDELNRAPTAGLDFGFPYCHGTAIADPEFGGERSCSEFTPPVQELGPHVAALGMRFYTGETFPEEYQNQIFIAEHGSWNRVVPIGYRVTLVRLDENRKPVGYEVFAEGWLQGREAWGRPVDVQVMPDGALSVSDDTANAVYRIAYTGEE; from the coding sequence ATGCGGCACAGGAGTCTTGTCATTCTGCTGACGATTGCGATCTCCATCGTGCTGGCGGTCTTCGTCCTCACCTCGACGCCGACCGCGACGGCGACCGCCCTGCCGCTCGATACGATCACGCTCCCGCCGGGCTTTTCGATCTCGGTCTACGCCGGGAACGTCACCGGTGCCCGGTCGATGACGCTCTCCCCGGACGGCACGCTCTTTGTCGGGAGCCGGTCGCCGGGAGCCGTCTACGCCATCCCTGACCGGGACGGGAACGGCGTGGGCGACGAGGTGCTCGTCGTCGCGGATGGGTTGAACTCCCCGAACGGCGTCGCGTTCCTGAACGGCTCGCTCTACGTCGCCGAGATCGGCCGCGTCATCCGCTACGACGACATCGAAGCCCGCCTCGATGATCCGCCCGAGCCTGTGGTGGTAAGCGACGACTTCCCGGACGAGCCCATCCACGGCTGGAAGTTCATCGCCTTCGGCCCCGACGGCAAACTCTACGTCCCCGTCGGCGCTCCCTGCAACGCCTGCAACCCGGAGGACGAGCGGTTCGCGACGATTATGCGGATGAACCCTGACGGATCGGACCTCGAGATCTTCGCACGCGGGATCCGGAACACCGTCGGGTTCGCCTGGGACCCGGAGACGGGCGTTTTGTGGTTTACGGATAACGGCCGCGACTGGCTCGGCGAGGACAGCCCGCCGGACGAACTCAACCGGGCGCCGACGGCAGGACTGGACTTCGGGTTCCCGTACTGCCACGGCACCGCCATCGCCGACCCCGAGTTCGGCGGCGAACGATCGTGCAGCGAGTTTACGCCGCCGGTGCAGGAGCTCGGGCCCCATGTCGCGGCGCTCGGGATGCGGTTTTACACCGGCGAGACGTTCCCGGAGGAGTACCAAAACCAGATCTTCATCGCGGAGCACGGCTCCTGGAACCGCGTCGTTCCGATAGGCTATCGGGTAACCCTCGTCCGGCTCGACGAGAACCGGAAACCCGTCGGATACGAGGTCTTCGCGGAGGGCTGGCTCCAGGGGAGGGAGGCCTGGGGGCGCCCGGTCGACGTGCAGGTGATGCCCGACGGGGCTTTGTCCGTCTCGGACGATACCGCGAACGCCGTCTACCGGATCGCGTACACCGGTGAGGAGTAA
- the hxlB gene encoding 6-phospho-3-hexuloisomerase, giving the protein MTNHPVKDMMRLMATKIRTIADVTSDEEIDALLNEILNADRIYTIGAGRSGLVAKGFAMRLMHLGLQSFVVGETVTPAMRKGDIIIAFSGSGETKTVADISETVKEIGGKVCLISSKRDSRIGRMADCTVIIESQRDRVTDESVEFEIRQMMGEHKSFAPLGTIFETTAMVFADAIISRLMEITQCDVEDLRCRHANIE; this is encoded by the coding sequence ATGACAAATCACCCGGTTAAGGACATGATGCGGCTTATGGCAACCAAGATACGCACGATCGCCGATGTCACGTCCGATGAAGAGATCGATGCGCTGCTGAACGAGATACTGAATGCAGACCGCATCTATACGATAGGCGCCGGCCGTTCCGGACTCGTGGCGAAAGGTTTTGCAATGCGGCTCATGCACCTCGGGCTGCAGTCCTTCGTCGTCGGCGAGACCGTCACCCCGGCGATGAGGAAGGGAGATATCATCATCGCGTTCTCCGGGTCGGGCGAGACGAAGACGGTTGCCGATATCTCCGAGACCGTCAAGGAGATCGGCGGCAAAGTCTGCCTGATCTCATCGAAGCGGGATTCCCGGATCGGCCGCATGGCCGACTGCACCGTCATCATCGAGAGCCAGCGCGACAGGGTCACCGACGAGTCTGTGGAGTTCGAGATCAGGCAGATGATGGGCGAGCACAAATCGTTCGCACCTCTCGGCACCATCTTCGAGACGACGGCCATGGTCTTTGCCGACGCCATCATCTCCCGCCTCATGGAGATCACCCAGTGCGACGTCGAAGATCTCCGGTGCCGGCACGCAAATATCGAGTGA
- a CDS encoding pyridoxal phosphate-dependent aminotransferase has product MTTRRYARRVLGVEASGIRKLFDAGGPDAINLGIGQPDFDTPDHIKEAAIRSIREGKTGYTANAGIIELRDAICEKLQRENTLPYTPEHIIVTAGGSEALHLVMQTLVDTGDRVLFADPGFVAYPTLATLAGGRPEGLALDATLHIDVEAAKEQMDGARLFILNTPANPTGMVESEASIRALVEYANDRGVTVVSDEVYEHFTYEKEHCSAARYGEDVITINAASKTYAMTGWRVGFLAGPTEYVDQCMKVHQYCQACATAASQYAALAAYTGDQTPVAAMRDEYRARRDILYDGLTGIGLEFPRPEGAFYMFVPMGRTLIQQAIEKGVVIVPGEAFGRNAAGYARFSYATSRENLVRAVERLERLME; this is encoded by the coding sequence ATGACGACACGACGATACGCCCGACGGGTTCTCGGGGTCGAGGCGTCGGGGATACGAAAACTCTTCGACGCGGGAGGGCCTGACGCGATCAATCTCGGCATCGGCCAGCCCGACTTCGATACGCCCGACCATATCAAGGAGGCGGCGATCCGCTCGATCCGCGAGGGGAAGACAGGCTACACCGCAAACGCCGGTATAATCGAGCTCCGGGACGCCATCTGCGAGAAACTGCAGCGGGAGAATACCCTCCCCTATACCCCGGAGCATATCATCGTCACGGCGGGCGGGAGCGAGGCGCTGCACCTCGTGATGCAGACGCTCGTCGATACCGGCGATCGTGTCCTCTTCGCCGACCCCGGGTTCGTCGCCTACCCGACACTCGCAACCCTTGCCGGCGGGCGCCCAGAGGGGCTGGCGCTCGATGCGACGCTGCATATCGACGTCGAGGCGGCGAAAGAGCAGATGGACGGCGCACGCCTCTTCATCCTGAACACCCCCGCAAACCCCACGGGAATGGTCGAGAGCGAAGCGTCCATCCGGGCGCTCGTCGAGTACGCGAACGACCGGGGCGTCACCGTCGTGAGCGACGAGGTTTACGAACATTTCACCTACGAAAAAGAGCACTGCAGTGCCGCCCGCTACGGCGAGGACGTCATCACCATCAACGCCGCGAGCAAGACCTACGCCATGACCGGGTGGCGGGTAGGGTTCCTTGCAGGGCCTACCGAATACGTCGACCAGTGCATGAAAGTGCACCAGTACTGCCAGGCCTGCGCCACCGCCGCCTCTCAGTACGCCGCCCTCGCCGCGTATACCGGCGACCAGACGCCGGTCGCAGCAATGCGGGACGAGTACCGCGCCCGCCGGGACATCCTCTACGACGGGTTGACCGGTATCGGACTCGAGTTCCCGCGCCCCGAAGGCGCGTTTTATATGTTCGTCCCGATGGGGCGAACGCTTATACAACAGGCGATCGAGAAGGGAGTGGTCATCGTCCCGGGCGAGGCGTTCGGTCGGAACGCTGCAGGCTACGCCCGTTTCAGTTATGCAACCTCGCGGGAGAACCTCGTGCGGGCGGTCGAGAGACTGGAAAGACTCATGGAGTGA